A genomic segment from Methanobrevibacter boviskoreani JH1 encodes:
- a CDS encoding metallophosphoesterase family protein: MKILSISDIHGEKNDDFINYLKNNQDIDLVLINGDITNFGPLDFVDEFISSISDLGFDVFAVPGNCDPNGICNAITDTDAVCLHNQIIAYGDVIIFGFGGSNKTPFDTPGEFHDQHLYDNVKELFAEYDFMANDKVPKVKILLTHAPPLNTEADKIPDGTHVGSKALRDVIEEFKPDINLCGHIHEARSKDKIGDTIVVNPGMLKENYGCLINIDDDTLNYDVDLISFKE, from the coding sequence ATGAAGATTTTATCAATTAGTGATATTCATGGTGAAAAAAATGATGATTTCATTAATTATTTGAAAAATAATCAGGATATAGATTTGGTTTTAATTAATGGGGATATAACTAATTTCGGTCCTTTGGATTTTGTAGACGAATTTATAAGCAGTATTTCAGATTTAGGTTTTGATGTTTTTGCAGTTCCTGGAAATTGTGATCCTAATGGAATCTGTAATGCAATCACGGATACCGATGCTGTATGTCTTCACAATCAGATTATTGCATATGGTGATGTAATCATCTTCGGATTTGGAGGTTCTAATAAAACACCATTTGACACTCCTGGAGAATTCCACGATCAGCATCTATATGACAATGTTAAAGAGTTGTTTGCTGAATATGATTTTATGGCAAATGACAAAGTACCTAAAGTAAAAATATTACTTACCCATGCACCTCCTTTAAACACTGAGGCAGATAAAATACCTGATGGAACTCATGTTGGAAGTAAAGCATTAAGGGATGTTATTGAAGAGTTTAAACCAGATATTAATTTATGTGGACATATACATGAAGCAAGATCAAAAGATAAAATTGGAGATACCATTGTTGTAAATCCAGGTATGCTTAAAGAAAACTATGGATGTTTAATTAATATTGATGATGATACTTTAAACTATGATGTAGATTTAATCTCATTTAAAGAATAA